A genomic region of Candidatus Baltobacteraceae bacterium contains the following coding sequences:
- a CDS encoding HAMP domain-containing sensor histidine kinase: MRERRTNDDDRRAQRRAMLATLGHELRTPLTSIRGYIETLLDGGELDALTTRRFLETARRETLRLGRLVEGMLKFSMLDLSASGKETCCDLAEQVRTTVDAVLPLARQRDVTIRARLLPNAHARIDGDECVHALLNVVENAIKHGREGGNVTIECVRDGPFLCAIVDDDGPGVAADERDAIFGLGFRGGGMRRCGTGIGLAVVKAIVTRAGGDVAVDTSLLGGARFVLRFKAAHIREAPFL; this comes from the coding sequence ATGCGCGAGCGCCGAACCAACGACGACGATCGGCGCGCGCAACGCCGCGCGATGCTTGCGACCCTTGGGCACGAACTGCGCACGCCGCTAACGTCGATTCGCGGCTACATCGAAACCCTGCTCGACGGCGGCGAACTCGATGCGCTAACGACGAGGCGTTTTCTTGAGACGGCGAGGCGTGAGACGCTGCGGCTGGGACGGCTCGTCGAAGGAATGCTGAAGTTTTCGATGCTGGATCTTTCTGCGAGCGGTAAAGAGACTTGCTGCGACCTCGCCGAGCAAGTCCGGACGACGGTCGACGCGGTATTGCCGCTCGCCCGGCAACGCGACGTCACGATACGCGCGCGGTTGCTGCCGAACGCGCATGCGCGCATCGACGGCGACGAGTGCGTGCACGCACTGCTCAACGTCGTGGAAAACGCGATCAAGCACGGTCGCGAGGGCGGCAACGTCACGATTGAATGCGTGCGCGACGGTCCGTTCCTGTGCGCGATCGTCGACGACGACGGGCCCGGAGTCGCTGCAGACGAGCGGGACGCGATCTTCGGGCTCGGCTTTCGGGGCGGTGGAATGCGCCGTTGCGGAACCGGTATCGGTCTCGCGGTCGTCAAGGCGATCGTCACGCGCGCCGGCGGTGACGTCGCAGTCGACACGTCGCTGCTTGGCGGCGCACGCTTTGTCTTGCGCTTCAAGGCAGCACACATACGCGAGGCTCCGTTTCTTTGA
- a CDS encoding phosphoribosyltransferase family protein, protein MIGEPLFDAGAIAGRVREIGAAISHDYAGSVPVLVGLLGAAAPFLADLSRALTIPCEIDVISVNRYGDGEGIAFLKDCAISIEGRHVVIVDDTVDTGLTLQYVVKSLLGRRPVSLAVCTLLDRPHRRIADIEIKYRGFELPDVYVVGYGLDYLGRYRELPALYAHGTWPA, encoded by the coding sequence ATGATCGGGGAGCCGCTCTTCGACGCCGGCGCTATTGCCGGCCGCGTCCGAGAGATCGGCGCGGCCATTTCCCACGATTACGCCGGTAGCGTCCCCGTCTTAGTCGGCCTCCTCGGCGCTGCGGCCCCCTTCTTAGCGGACCTGTCGCGGGCGTTGACGATTCCGTGCGAGATCGACGTTATCTCGGTCAACCGCTATGGGGACGGCGAGGGAATCGCCTTCCTTAAGGACTGCGCGATCTCGATCGAAGGGCGGCACGTCGTGATCGTGGACGACACCGTCGATACGGGCTTGACCTTACAGTACGTCGTAAAGAGCCTGCTTGGCCGCCGTCCAGTCTCTCTGGCGGTCTGTACGCTGCTAGATAGGCCCCACCGGAGAATTGCCGATATTGAAATCAAGTATCGAGGCTTCGAACTGCCTGACGTTTACGTTGTGGGTTACGGCCTCGACTATCTAGGAAGGTATCGGGAGTTACCGGCGCTTTATGCCCACGGGACTTGGCCTGCGTGA